The following proteins are encoded in a genomic region of Arachis ipaensis cultivar K30076 chromosome B02, Araip1.1, whole genome shotgun sequence:
- the LOC107625990 gene encoding growth-regulating factor 9 isoform X2 codes for MEAKSLEAVPPSHNTSGGPQKKIDMGQKMDGGGGVGVIKEEKKNTTSFETLKRAEEEEGGAIRKPAMNKAWQQQEDRCCCLLFTEAQRRELHHQVLTFNYFAYNLPLPLPLPLPHPHHHLVLPFGSGFGVFHKQFPSYMSGEYNHYQCFDYGSMMDPEPNRCRRTDGKKWRCSKNTVPYHKYCERHVHRGRNRSRKPVETSKVVNSNSITKPCSKLHTAIASNTKSAVSIPTPKVTNFGNRTSVASDNRSSRDLCKKDNQIKNCVGYSISVMSSGKGSVTNDSNCISAGIGFSPRSVLQVSGCNSSHHNFTNSTELEPGRCRRTDGKKWRCKSAVLPGQKYCTTHVHRGAKRRCSTDHEPVTTPTPTPRYANTNSRPIYSAANRTTITEARKTVCTVPNTKLSMSIPASAPLRHNNGKSPNRSSDTDTTITDTINECSYASF; via the exons ATGGAAGCCAAGTCTCTTGAAGCTGTTCCCCCTTCACACAACACTTCTG GTGGACCCCAGAAGAAGATTGACATGGGACAAAAGatggatggtggtggtggtgttggagtgatcaaagaagagaagaagaacacAACAAGTTTTGAAACACTGAAGAGAGCagaagaggaagaaggaggagCAATAAGAAAACCTGCTATGAACAAAGCATGGCAACAACAAGAAGATAGGTGCTGTTGTTTATTGTTCACAGAAGCTCAAAGGCGTGAGCTTCATCATCAAGTTCTTACCTTCAACTACTTTGCTTATAAtctccctcttcctcttcctcttcctctcccTCACCCTCATCATCACCTTGTGCTACCCTTTGGTTCTGGCTTTGGTGTTTTTCATAAGCAATTTCCAAGCTATATGTCAG GAGAATACAATCACTACCAATGTTTTGACTATGGAAGTATGATGGATCCTGAACCGAATAGGTGTAGAAGAACCGATGGAAAGAAATGGAGGTGCAGCAAGAACACAGTACCTTATCATAAGTATTGTGAACGACACGTGCACAGAGGCCGGAACCGTTCAAGAAAGCCTGTGGAAACATCCAAAGTTGTTAACTCAAATTCGATAACAAAGCCTTGTAGCAAGCTACATACTGCTATAGCCTCAAACACAAAATCTGCTGTTTCAATTCCAACACCTAAGGTAACAAACTTTGGCAACAGGACATCGGTTGCTTCGGATAACAGAAGTAGCCGAGATTTATGCAAGAAGGATAACCAGATCAAGAACTGTGTCGGCTACAGTATCAGTGTTATGAGTAGTGGTAAAGGAAGTGTTACCAATGATAGTAATTGCATCTCTGCCGGCATAGGCTTCTCCCCAAGGAGTGTTCTCCAAG TTTCTGGTTGCAATAGTTCACACCACAACTTCACAAACAGTACAGAGCTTGAACCAGGCAGGTGCCGGAGAACAGACGGCAAGAAGTGGCGGTGCAAGAGTGCTGTTCTTCCTGGTCAGAAGTATTGCACCACTCACGTGCACAGAGGAGCTAAAAGGCGTTGTTCCACAGATCATGAGCCAgtcactactcctactcctactcctcgCTATGCCAATACCAATTCTCGGCCGATTTACTCTGCCGCGAACAGGACAACGATAACCGAAGCTCGGAAAACAGTTTGCACAGTTCCTAACACAAAActttctatgtcaatcccagcaaGTGCACCATTGAGACACAACAATGGGAAGAGTCCTAATAGGAGCAGTGACACAGACACCACCATCACTGACACCATCAATGAGTGTAGCTATGCTTCTTTCTAA
- the LOC107625988 gene encoding myosin-11, with translation MATEENDAKPETTPNTTVPHLPTSTPNDVVSEPIQKQQQQQQQPPLNPRDFILSVASKIATQPLHNTPDPHVWGVLTAISNNARKRTQGINILLTADEHCIGRLVEDVRFQIDSNSVSANHCKIYRMRVTNENMEDTMSVFLKDTSTNGTYLNWEKLKKNSAAVKVHHGDIISFSAPPQHGNMSSFVYREVVVSTPTTDNAVPKRKAEEFVSENKRLKGLGIGAPEGPISLDDFRSLQRSNTELRKQLENQVVLIDTLRNENRAAVELHENELKSVKESVAKGYLDQLKELQLMVDLKHKELGEANKISAEQKHALEDLNENLSVYMQSCAEANAIIHSQKVNITELKEQLDEEKTKRKEEQEKAADDLKAAVHRAQSEAQEELKRLSDAASRRERELQETINKLQESERESSSLVETLRSKLEDTRQKLVVSDNKVRQLETQLHEEQLASANGEKRVEELELETRSLKKELESEKVAREEAWAKVSVLELEINAAMRDLDFERRRLKGARERLMLRETQLRSFYSTTAEIQVLFAKQQEQLKSMQRTLEDEDNYDNTSVDMDGAMGGTSPREKENAAKAGSVNSAQKLNRDQVETSSDEASVTEKHDCGLRSEECQNTQEAEFTSADHDHGVRDGFGSNIDGVGTAPMIEGDAICTERVVETESPANCGDRNFDLNRNDALAGDTMQLDDDVNGQETEDHVQTTTRQVLHHSQSNNHVDTQKTIEDTQARDTIQTADLITSEVAGSWACSTAPSVHEDNESPTRDNNASSGPLHDSNGMVAENQITPTSDADGAGRNNEQKLQSETIGIVATDSRGQSGGSANQERDNVAALFDSETESCSDTGDDDIADAKHGSMSDAETQGGEHDEEDQKQDDNDSMDEDDEATQEDSVG, from the exons atGGCAACAGAGGAGAATGACGCCAAACCAGAAACCACCCCCAACACCACCGTCCCTCATCTCCCTACCTCTACACCCAACGACGTCGTTTCGGAACCCATCCAgaaacagcagcagcagcagcaacaaccgCCATTGAACCCTAGAGACTTCATCCTCTCCGTCGCTTCCAAAATCGCTACCCAGCCACTTCATAACACTCCCGACCCTCACGTCTGGGGCGTCCTCACCGCCATTTCCAACAATGCTCGCAAAAGAACCCAG GGAATAAATATTCTGTTGACTGCTGATGAGCACTGCATTGGGCGATTGGTGGAGGATGTGCGTTTCCAGATTGATTCCAACTCTGTTAGTGCAAACCATTGCAAAATTTATAGGATGAGGGTTACCAATGAAAATATGGAGGACACTATGTCTGTATTCTTGAAAGATACGAG CACAAATGGAACTTATCTGAACTGGgagaaattgaaaaagaatagTGCTGCTGTAAAAGTTCATCATGGAGATATTATATCATTTTCAGCTCCCCCTCAACATGGTAATATGAGTTCCTT TGTATATCGAGAGGTGGTTGTGTCCACTCCCACAACAGATAATGCAGTTCCCAAACGGAAAGCAG AGGAGTTCGTTTCTGAAAACAAGAGATTGAAGGGTTTAGGCATTGGTGCTCCTGAGGGTCCTATATCTCTTGATGATTTCAGAAGCCTTCAAAGATCAAACACG GAACTGAGAAAGCAATTGGAGAATCAAGTTGTTTTAATTGATACCTTGCGTAATGAAAATCGTGCAGCTGTTGAACTTCATGAAAAT GAGCTGAAATCAGTCAAAGAGTCGGTAGCAAAAGGTTACCTTGATCAATTGAAAGAGTTACAGCTAATGGTCGATCTCAAACACAAGGAGTTGGGAGAAGCTAACAAAATATCTGCTGAACAGAAACATGCATTGGAAGACCTTAATGAGAATCTTAGTGTTTACATGCAGTCATGTGCTGAAGCAAATGCTATAATACATAG TCAAAAGGTAAATATTACTGAACTGAAGGAACAATTagatgaagagaaaactaagcgAAAAGAAGAGCAAGAAAAGGCTGCAGATGATCTAAAGGCTGCAGTTCATAGAGCTCAGTCTGAGGCTCAGGAAGAATTAAAACGACTTTCTGATGCTGCgtcaagaagagaaagagaactaCAAGAAACAATAAATAAGCTCCAG GAGTCAGAGAGGGAGAGTTCTTCGCTGGTTGAAACCTTGAGGTCCAAGCTG GAGGATACTAGGCAAAAGTTGGTTGTCTCCGATAATAAAGTTCGCCAGTTGGAAACACAATTACATGAAGAACAGCTGGCCTCTGCAAATGGTGAAAAG AGAGTAGAAGAACTTGAGCTGGAGACAAGAAGTTTAAAGAAAGAGCTTGAAAGTGAAAAG GTAGCTAGAGAAGAAGCGTGGGCTAAAGTTTCAGTTCTTGAGCTTGAAATAAATGCTGCAATGCGAGATCTTGATTTTGAGAGACGGAGGTTAAAAGGTGCCAGAGAAAGGCTTATGCTTCG GGAAACACAGCTACGATCGTTTTATTCTACAACCGCAGAGATACAAGTACTTTTCGCTAAGCAACAAGAGCAACTAAAGTCTATGCAGAGAACTCTAGAAGATGAAGATAATTATGACAACACATCAGTTGATATGGATGGAGCCATGGGTGGAACATCACccagagaaaaagaaaatgctgCAAAGGCAGGATCTGTTAACTCTGCACAGAAGCTTAACAGAGATCAAGTTGAAACATCAAGCGATGAAGCCAGTGTCACCGAGAAGCATGACTGCGGTTTAAGAAGTGAAGAATGCCAAAATACGCAAGAAGCCGAATTCACCAGTGCAGATCATGACCATGGTGTTAGAGATGGATTCGGTTCGAATATAGATGGTGTTGGCACGGCACCTATGATTGAGGGAGATGCCATATGCACCGAGCGAGTTGTTGAGACTGAAAGTCCTGCAAATTGTGGTGACCGGAACTTCGATTTGAACAGGAATGATGCTTTAGCTGGGGACACTATGCAGCTTGATGATGATGTTAATGGACAAGAAACTGAAGACCATGTTCAAACAACTACTAGGCAAGTTTTACATCACTCGCAATCAAATAATCATGTCGACACTCAAAAGACCATCGAGGATACACAAGCCAGAGACACAATCCAAACAGCAGACCTTATAACTTCCGAAGTTGCCGGTAGTTGGGCTTGCAGCACAGCTCCATCTGTGCATGAAGATAATGAATCTCCAACCAGAGACAACAATGCAAGTTCTGGACCATTGCATGATTCGAATGGTATGGTGGCCGAGAATCAGATCACTCCTACTTCAGATGCTGATGGTGCCGGAAGAAATAATGAACAAAAACTACAAAGCGAGACGATTGGCATTGTTGCTACTGATTCAAGGGGGCAATCTGGAGGCTCTGCCAATCAAGAGAGAGACAATGTTGCGGCTCTATTTGACTCGGAAACTGAGAGTTGCAGCGACACTGGCGATGATGACATAGCTGATGCAAAACATGGATCAATGTCTGATGCAGAAACTCAGGGTGGTGAGCATGATGAGGAGGATCAAAAGCAGGATGATAATGATTCCATGGATGAAGATGATGAAGCCACTCAAGAAGATTCTGTTGGATAG
- the LOC107625990 gene encoding growth-regulating factor 9 isoform X1 yields the protein MLFFCAFSFLFSLLCVFFWCFCSLLYFLGGPQKKIDMGQKMDGGGGVGVIKEEKKNTTSFETLKRAEEEEGGAIRKPAMNKAWQQQEDRCCCLLFTEAQRRELHHQVLTFNYFAYNLPLPLPLPLPHPHHHLVLPFGSGFGVFHKQFPSYMSEYNHYQCFDYGSMMDPEPNRCRRTDGKKWRCSKNTVPYHKYCERHVHRGRNRSRKPVETSKVVNSNSITKPCSKLHTAIASNTKSAVSIPTPKVTNFGNRTSVASDNRSSRDLCKKDNQIKNCVGYSISVMSSGKGSVTNDSNCISAGIGFSPRSVLQVSGCNSSHHNFTNSTELEPGRCRRTDGKKWRCKSAVLPGQKYCTTHVHRGAKRRCSTDHEPVTTPTPTPRYANTNSRPIYSAANRTTITEARKTVCTVPNTKLSMSIPASAPLRHNNGKSPNRSSDTDTTITDTINECSYASF from the exons ATGTTGTTTTTTtgtgctttttcttttcttttctcactTTTATGTGTTTTCTTCTGGTGTTTTTGTTCATTATTATATTTTCTAGGTGGACCCCAGAAGAAGATTGACATGGGACAAAAGatggatggtggtggtggtgttggagtgatcaaagaagagaagaagaacacAACAAGTTTTGAAACACTGAAGAGAGCagaagaggaagaaggaggagCAATAAGAAAACCTGCTATGAACAAAGCATGGCAACAACAAGAAGATAGGTGCTGTTGTTTATTGTTCACAGAAGCTCAAAGGCGTGAGCTTCATCATCAAGTTCTTACCTTCAACTACTTTGCTTATAAtctccctcttcctcttcctcttcctctcccTCACCCTCATCATCACCTTGTGCTACCCTTTGGTTCTGGCTTTGGTGTTTTTCATAAGCAATTTCCAAGCTATATGTCAG AATACAATCACTACCAATGTTTTGACTATGGAAGTATGATGGATCCTGAACCGAATAGGTGTAGAAGAACCGATGGAAAGAAATGGAGGTGCAGCAAGAACACAGTACCTTATCATAAGTATTGTGAACGACACGTGCACAGAGGCCGGAACCGTTCAAGAAAGCCTGTGGAAACATCCAAAGTTGTTAACTCAAATTCGATAACAAAGCCTTGTAGCAAGCTACATACTGCTATAGCCTCAAACACAAAATCTGCTGTTTCAATTCCAACACCTAAGGTAACAAACTTTGGCAACAGGACATCGGTTGCTTCGGATAACAGAAGTAGCCGAGATTTATGCAAGAAGGATAACCAGATCAAGAACTGTGTCGGCTACAGTATCAGTGTTATGAGTAGTGGTAAAGGAAGTGTTACCAATGATAGTAATTGCATCTCTGCCGGCATAGGCTTCTCCCCAAGGAGTGTTCTCCAAG TTTCTGGTTGCAATAGTTCACACCACAACTTCACAAACAGTACAGAGCTTGAACCAGGCAGGTGCCGGAGAACAGACGGCAAGAAGTGGCGGTGCAAGAGTGCTGTTCTTCCTGGTCAGAAGTATTGCACCACTCACGTGCACAGAGGAGCTAAAAGGCGTTGTTCCACAGATCATGAGCCAgtcactactcctactcctactcctcgCTATGCCAATACCAATTCTCGGCCGATTTACTCTGCCGCGAACAGGACAACGATAACCGAAGCTCGGAAAACAGTTTGCACAGTTCCTAACACAAAActttctatgtcaatcccagcaaGTGCACCATTGAGACACAACAATGGGAAGAGTCCTAATAGGAGCAGTGACACAGACACCACCATCACTGACACCATCAATGAGTGTAGCTATGCTTCTTTCTAA
- the LOC107625989 gene encoding peptidyl-prolyl cis-trans isomerase CYP18-1 translates to MSVTLHTNLGDIKCEIFCDEVPKTSENFLALCGSGYYDGTIFHRNIKGFMIQGGDPTGTGKGGTSIWGKKFNDEIRESLKHNARGILAMANSGPNTNGSQFFITYAKQPHLNGLYTVFGRVIHGFEVLDLMEKTQTGAGDRPLAEIRLNRVTIHANPLAG, encoded by the exons ATG TCGGTGACTCTGCACACAAATCTAGGAGACATCAAGTGCGAAATCTTCTGTGATGAGGTCCCAAAAACTTCTGAG aACTTTTTAGCATTGTGTGGGAGTGGTTATTATGATGGGACTATATTTCACCGCAACATCAAAGGTTTCATGATTCAAGGGGGAGACCCAACCGGTACCGGGAAAGGGGGTACCAGCATATGGGGAAAGAAATTCAATGATGAGATTAGGGAATCTCTTAAG CACAATGCAAGAGGAATATTGGCAATGGCTAACAGTGGTCCAAACACTAATGGAAGCCAGTTCTTCATAACTTATGCAAAGCAGCCACATTTAAATGGACTTTATACAGTATTTGGCAGAGTAATCCATGGATTTGAAGTTCTTGATCTCATGGAGAAG ACTCAAACAGGAGCAGGGGACCGTCCACTTGCCGAGATTAGGCTCAATCGAGTCACGATACATGCTAATCCGCTTGCTGGTTAA
- the LOC107627838 gene encoding transcription factor GTE12-like, translating to MLCVPKSSTFVPPKKSSDVANKRVFKKRVFSSSELSSHVDGFSNNNNGNRVVLDSCANKRAKVEKSEENPRMKKGTATDAVKEREEKKKPSSSGMDGFKNMQCSVMLKRLLVHPDGVYFKKGKALMDLERVQRKLWNNLYNKTDQFATDIRMVFRNVMSQYPSGHEVHLTAAKLSDLFETKWKNLEGRWVAEKENKLEKEEPKPNSKPLKSNAGEKRKQISGSDFSIAIAKAKLILEKKRTNEAAQQNRVFLQRKKQREMLQKMERTISFDDAFKSFQDLENLCGHSLTHYCTKENPLLKNLTGLVLREEDFEDDNFLSEDLEEGEIF from the coding sequence ATGTTGTGTGTTCCAAAGTCTTCAACTTTTGTTCCTCCCAAGAAATCTTCAGATGTTGCCAACAAAAGGGTAttcaaaaaaagagttttttcctCTTCAGAATTATCCAGCCACGTTGATGgattcagcaacaacaacaacggtAACAGAGTTGTTCTTGATTCTTGTGCCAACAAGAGAGCTAAGGTGGAAAAGAGTGAAGAAAATCCTAGGATGAAGAAGGGTACTGCTACTGATGCAGTGAAGGAAcgtgaagagaagaagaaaccaAGTTCTTCGGGTATGGATGGATTCAAGAATATGCAGTGTTCAGTAATGCTGAAAAGGCTATTGGTTCATCCAGATGGAGTGTATTTCAAGAAAGGAAAGGCTTTGATGGATTTGGAGAGGGTTCAGCGAAAGTTATGGAACAATTTGTACAACAAAACTGATCAATTTGCTACTGATATCAGAATGGTGTTTCGCAATGTCATGTCCCAGTACCCCTCAGGGCATGAAGTTCATCTAACCGCAGCGAAGTTAAGCGATCTTTTCGAGACAAAGTGGAAGAATTTGGAGGGAAGATGGGTAGCTGAGAAGGAAAACAAGTTAGAGAAAGAAGAGCCAAAGCCAAATTCAAAGCCTTTGAAATCGAATGCAGGGgagaaaaggaaacaaatttcTGGTTCAGATTTTTCAATTGCTATTGCCAAAGCTAAATTgatattggagaagaagagaacCAATGAAGCTGCACAACAGAACAGAGTTTTCTTGCAAAGGAAGAAACAGAGGGAGATGCTGCAGAAGATGGAGAGAACAATTTCCTTTGATGATGCTTTCAAGTCCTTTCAGGATTTGGAAAACTTGTGTGGCCATTCACTGACACATTATTGCACAAAGGAAAATCCATTGTTGAAGAACCTCACAGGTTTGGTTCTTAGGGAAGAAGATTTTGAAGACGACAACTTTCTTAGTGAGGATTTGGAAGAAGGAGAAATTTTCTGA
- the LOC110269310 gene encoding uncharacterized protein LOC110269310, which produces MVEGLKEKAEQSYISLFGDHVDLKKELARCREAYLDLEDSIAEGAEEAWRNFKEQVGVIAPDLDISPLDPDKIVVDGAIVSPPRPVSESELKTRGQRIVESPPRSEDAPSSSKAPEKGPDQLAPSSIGEYNHYQCFDYGSMMDPEPNRCRRTDGKKWRGNGVLFPNSITKPCSKLHTSIASNTKSAVSIPTPKVTNFGNRTSVASDNRSSRDLCKKDNQIKNCVGYSISVMSSGKGSVTNDSNCISAGIGFSPRSVLQVSGCNSSHHNYTNSTELEPGRCRRTEGKKWRCKSAVLPGQKYCTTHVHRGAKRRCSTDHEPVTTPTPTSRYANTNSRPIYSAANRTTITEARKTVCTVPNTKLSMSIPASAPLRHNNGKSPNRSSDTDTTITDTINECSYASF; this is translated from the exons ATGGTGGAGGGCCTGAAGGAGAAGGCGGAGCAGAGTTATATAAGTTTGTTTGGGGATCACGTGGACCTGAAGAAGGAGTTAGCGAGATGTCGGGAGGCCTATTTGGATCTGGAGGACTCCATTGCTGAGGGAGCCGAGGAGGCATGGAGGAACTTCAAGGAACAGGTCGGGGTTATTGCTCCAGACTTGGATATTTCTCCTCTGGATCCTGATAAGATCGTGGTTGATGGGGCCATTGTTTCTCCTCCCCGACCTGTTTCCGAATCCGAgctgaagactcgggggcagaggatagTGGAATCCCCTCCCCGATCAGAAGATGCCCCgagttcttcaaaggctcctgAGAAGGGTCCCGATCAACTTGCTCCGTCTTCCATTG GAGAATACAATCACTACCAATGTTTTGACTATGGAAGTATGATGGATCCTGAACCGAATAGGTGTAGAAGAACCGATGGAAAGAAATGGAG ggggaatggtgtattattcccaaaTTCGATAACAAAGCCTTGTAGCAAGCTACATACTTCCATAGCCTCAAACACAAAATCTGCTGTTTCAATTCCAACACCTAAGGTAACAAACTTTGGCAACAGGACATCGGTTGCTTCGGATAACAGAAGTAGCCgagatttatgcaagaaagaTAACCAGATCAAGAACTGTGTCGGCTACAGTATCAGTGTTATGAGTAGTGGTAAAGGAAGTGTTACCAATGATAGTAATTGCATCTCTGCCGGCATAGGCTTCTCCCCAAGGAGTGTTCTCCAAG TTTCTGGTTGCAATAGTTCACACCACAACTACACAAACAGTACAGAGCTTGAACCAGGCAGGTGCCGGAGAACAGAAGGCAAGAAGTGGCGGTGCAAGAGTGCTGTTCTCCCTGGTCAGAAGTATTGCACCACTCACGTGCACAGAGGAGCTAAAAGGCGTTGTTCCACAGATCATGAGCCAgtcactactcctactcctacttctCGTTATGCCAATACCAATTCTCGGCCGATTTACTCTGCCGCGAACAGGACAACGATAACCGAAGCTCGGAAAACAGTTTGCACAGTTCCCAACACAAAActttctatgtcaatcccagcaaGTGCACCATTGAGACACAACAATGGGAAGAGTCCTAATAGGAGCAGTGACACAGACACCACCATCACTGACACCATCAATGAGTGTAGCTATGCTTCTTTCTAA